CGATTCGTCTGCCAGGGCGATCGGCTCGCCGTTTCTGTCTCCCCGGTAAAATACAAGCAGAGACGCCAACGAAAATACCATTTTGGCGGGCAATGCCTTATGCTGCTTCACATACTGGAGCAAGGACGGCAAGTTCCGTGTTTTGAACTTGGACACCGAATTGAGAGCGATGCTCATGACATAATGATTCACATATGGATTACGGAAACGTTCAATAACAGCGTCGGCATATAGATTCAATTCTGCTTCCGGGGAGTCCAGTGTCGGAATAATTTCGTCTCGAATCAGCGACTGGATGAAAGCGCCCATGACATCATGCTCGACCGCCTGCCCCACCGTATCCAGGCCATATAAATAAGCAACAGGTGTAAGCGCCGTATGCGCCCCATTCAAAATGCGCACCTTGCGTGTACGATAAGGCGCCATATCGTCAACAATCAGCACATTTAATCCCGCCAGATGAGCCGGCAGTTCTTGCTTGAGCCATTGCGGTCCTTCGATGACCCAGAGATGATACTGCTCGCCTACAACAACCAAATCGTCCTTGTAGCCCAATTCTGCTTGAATTTCATGAATCCGGTCTCTGGGATAACCAGGTACAATCCGGTCCACCAAGCTGTTGCAGAACGTATTGGCTTCCTTCAGCCAGGCTGTAAATGCAGCCCCAAGCCCCCATTGATCAGCGTATTTCAGTACAATCTCCTTAAGCGCATCACCATTGCGGTCGATCAGCTCGCACGGAATGATCACCAATCCCTTGCTCTGATCGCCTCCGAAAAATTGAAAGCGCTTGTACAGTAAAGCGGCCAGCTTGCCTGGAAAGCTCTTTTGCGGACGATCTTCCAGCCGGTCCTCTGGCACATAAGCGATTCCTGCTTCCGTCGTGTTTGATACGACAAAGCGCAGCTCAGGCTTTTGGGATAACGCCTCATATTCAGCGAAGTCTGAAGTGTATGGATTGAGTCCACGGGCTACACACTCCACTACGGTATGCTCCTTCATGGCTTGCCCGTCCTTAATCCCTTCGAGAATGACCGTATACAGGCCCTCCTGCTCGTTAAGCTTCTCCACCATGCCTCCCGGCTGCGGTTGTACGATCACAACACCCGTTTTCCATTCTGCCTGCTTATTCATTTTGTCAAATTGCCAGTCTACAAATGCACGCAGGAAGTTGCCTTCCCCGAATTGCAGCACCCTCTCAGGATACGGTTCTGTTACAATAAAGCTTTTTCTGTTTAATTGGTCTAATTCATCTACTTGTTTCATCCGGAGTAACCTCCCATTATTACCATTATGATTGCAAGATTATTTTATCACAATGCACACGTGAACAAAATAGTTTTCTCAACATTTTTAGATTTTATAAATATTAATGACAATAATATGAACACGTGAACATAAGAGGTTGTACGCCAATCCGCAGTCTATGC
This DNA window, taken from Paenibacillus kribbensis, encodes the following:
- a CDS encoding tagaturonate reductase, with product MKQVDELDQLNRKSFIVTEPYPERVLQFGEGNFLRAFVDWQFDKMNKQAEWKTGVVIVQPQPGGMVEKLNEQEGLYTVILEGIKDGQAMKEHTVVECVARGLNPYTSDFAEYEALSQKPELRFVVSNTTEAGIAYVPEDRLEDRPQKSFPGKLAALLYKRFQFFGGDQSKGLVIIPCELIDRNGDALKEIVLKYADQWGLGAAFTAWLKEANTFCNSLVDRIVPGYPRDRIHEIQAELGYKDDLVVVGEQYHLWVIEGPQWLKQELPAHLAGLNVLIVDDMAPYRTRKVRILNGAHTALTPVAYLYGLDTVGQAVEHDVMGAFIQSLIRDEIIPTLDSPEAELNLYADAVIERFRNPYVNHYVMSIALNSVSKFKTRNLPSLLQYVKQHKALPAKMVFSLASLLVFYRGDRNGEPIALADESEVLGAFGELWSRYDGTLAGAKQLTEQVLGKQTWWGQDLNQIEGLAEQTAQHVYEMTSRGIKETLESLTGNSAPRA